A part of Desulfuromonadaceae bacterium genomic DNA contains:
- a CDS encoding histone deacetylase family protein yields the protein MCLTAATLLLEGFRLAYALVRPPGHHAERRTFGGFCYFNNAAIAAHFLTDFGRVAILDIDYHHGNGQQVIFYQRSDVLTVSLHGHPRFAYPCFSGFEDEIGEGEGKGFNLNLPLAEQLTSDHYRLTLARAIKQIERFKPDYLVVCVGFDTAKGDPTGSWSLNAADFTLIGEQIGRVKLPTLLVQEGGYRTRSIGVNSRSFFSGIWSGFFT from the coding sequence TTGTGCCTGACCGCCGCGACGCTGTTGCTGGAGGGGTTTCGCCTGGCTTACGCGCTGGTGCGTCCGCCGGGGCATCATGCCGAGCGGCGCACGTTCGGCGGTTTCTGTTATTTCAATAACGCCGCCATTGCTGCACATTTTCTGACTGATTTCGGGCGGGTCGCGATTCTCGATATCGACTATCATCACGGCAATGGCCAGCAGGTCATTTTCTATCAGCGCAGCGATGTGCTCACCGTGTCGTTGCACGGTCATCCCCGTTTTGCCTACCCCTGTTTCAGCGGTTTTGAAGACGAGATCGGCGAGGGGGAAGGCAAGGGCTTCAATCTTAACCTGCCGCTGGCAGAGCAGCTCACCAGCGACCATTATCGGCTTACCCTGGCCAGGGCGATTAAACAGATTGAGCGTTTCAAGCCTGACTATCTGGTGGTCTGCGTCGGTTTCGATACGGCCAAGGGCGATCCGACCGGAAGCTGGAGTTTAAACGCCGCTGATTTTACGCTGATCGGAGAGCAGATCGGGCGGGTAAAATTGCCCACATTGCTGGTTCAGGAAGGCGGCTATCGCACCCGCAGTATTGGCGTCAACAGCCGCAGTTTTTTTAGTGGAATCTGGAGCGGTTTTTTTACCTGA